CTCATGACCGACTTGAGGATGTCGGTCTCGATCGAGCCGGGGCCGATGGCGTTGACCCGTATGCCGTGCGTGGCCAGGCCCAGGGCCATGACGCGGGTCAACTGCGAGAGGCCGCCCTTGGACACGACGTAGGCGAGCTGGTTGGGTATCGCCAGCCGTTCGTTGACCGACGACATGTAGAGGATGCTGCCCTGGCTCTTGCGCCTGACCATTTCGCGGGCCGCGAGCTGTCCCAGCACGAACCCGGCGCGCAGGTTGACGCGGTGCACGCGGTCGAACTTCTCGCGGCTGACCGTCAGCACGTCGCCGGGGGCCAGGATGCCGGCATTGCTCAGCAGGATGTCCAGGCCGTCGAAGTGGTCCGCCGTGGTGGCGATCAGGCCCTCGCACTGCTCGTCGTCGCCCACGTCGCAATGGTGCGCCAGGGTCGTGACGCCCGTTTCCGCGGCGATCTCGCGCGCCGCCTGCTCGCAGCCCTCCCGGTCTATGTCCGCCAGCGCCACATCCGCGCCCTGTTGCGCGAAGGCCAGCGCGCAGGCCCGGCCGATTCCGTTCGCCGCGCCGGTCACGACGGCGGTCTTGCCTTCCAGTAGCCTGCCGCCGTTCACAGTTGCTTCAGGTACCACTCGGCGATCTCCTCGCGCGTCGTCCACCACACGCCCGGCAGCGACTTGGCGTGCTCGATGAACTCGCGCAGCGCGCGCATCCGGTAGGCGCGCCCGGAAACGTGCGGATGCAGCCCCACGTTCATCATGCGCGCCTGCGTCGCGCCTTCCCGGTACAGCTCGTCGAGCTCGTCGATCAGGATGTCGCGGAATTCGTCGGTCGTGTGGCCGCGCCGCGTGAGGATCGTGAAGTCGTTGATTTCATTGGAATACGGGGTGGACACGATGTTGCCGTGCGGGGTCCGGATCAGGTACGGCTGATCGTCGTTCATCAGGTCGCAGTAGAACAGCAACCCGGCCTCGGCCAGGATCCCCGGTGTGGCCAGCGTGCCGCGCAGCGAAGAGGACAGCCAGCCGCGCGCCTTGCGCCCCACCGTGCGCTCGTAGATGTCCAGCGTGCGCTGGATCACCTGGCGCTCGCGCTCCTCGTCGCCGGAAAAGTCCGTCAGCAGTTCGCCCTGCTCGTAGTTGTGCGCGATCAGTTCGCAGCCGCGCTCCATGGCGGCCTCCACCATCGGCAGGCGCCGCTCGCAGGTCACGGCATTGAGCGTGCAGCCCGGCGTGACGCCCAGCTCGTCGAACAGTTCGAACTGCCGCCAGATGCCGACCCGCTGGCCGTATTCGCGCCAGGTGTAGTTCGGAAAATCCGCCACCCGGCCCGGCAGCGCATCGGGAAGGACCGGCGGCCCGCCGGCGTAGTAGGGCGCGTCGGTGTCCTTGACGAGGTCCCAGGTCTCGAGATTGAACGTGATCAGCAGCGCGACGCGCTTGCCGTCCGGCCACTGAAGCCGCGGCCGCTGCGTGATCGGCGTGTAGTCGTATTCCACCTGGGTACTAGTGTTCGGCGAGCAGGGAGCCGAAGCCGTAGACCTTGTCGTCGATCCCGTTCTCCCGCAACGCGTGCCAGTAGGTGCAGGTATTGATCGCCAGCACCGGCTTGTCCAGCCAGTTCTCGGCCTCCGGCGCGATATGCGCGAACGCCAGGTTGGTGCCCACCTGGATGATCAGTTCCACCGAGTCGTCGTTGACCTCGTGCACCGAACGCCGCAGCGTGGCCGGGGTCTCGTGCGCGATCAGC
This portion of the Gammaproteobacteria bacterium genome encodes:
- a CDS encoding SDR family oxidoreductase is translated as MEGKTAVVTGAANGIGRACALAFAQQGADVALADIDREGCEQAAREIAAETGVTTLAHHCDVGDDEQCEGLIATTADHFDGLDILLSNAGILAPGDVLTVSREKFDRVHRVNLRAGFVLGQLAAREMVRRKSQGSILYMSSVNERLAIPNQLAYVVSKGGLSQLTRVMALGLATHGIRVNAIGPGSIETDILKSVMSDENARRMILSRTPLGRLGQPEEIASVAVFLASDMASYITGQTLFADGGRLPLNYTVPV
- a CDS encoding polysaccharide deacetylase, which encodes MEYDYTPITQRPRLQWPDGKRVALLITFNLETWDLVKDTDAPYYAGGPPVLPDALPGRVADFPNYTWREYGQRVGIWRQFELFDELGVTPGCTLNAVTCERRLPMVEAAMERGCELIAHNYEQGELLTDFSGDEERERQVIQRTLDIYERTVGRKARGWLSSSLRGTLATPGILAEAGLLFYCDLMNDDQPYLIRTPHGNIVSTPYSNEINDFTILTRRGHTTDEFRDILIDELDELYREGATQARMMNVGLHPHVSGRAYRMRALREFIEHAKSLPGVWWTTREEIAEWYLKQL